Proteins from one Cyprinus carpio isolate SPL01 chromosome B15, ASM1834038v1, whole genome shotgun sequence genomic window:
- the LOC109051845 gene encoding fibronectin type-III domain-containing protein 3A-like isoform X5, protein MSEGTTPAQQDGGPAQVPMMSPNGSVPQIYVPPGYVQQIIEENGVRRVLVLPQTEFHPGGHSPLHHPPPPPPHAHLQAFIPHPHIMHPPPHLYSGMAGGTGDMNPQYISQYHPAHTTIYSEQDTHPPHGRAAFAHRDERASKTYERLQKKLKERQGTGGGGGGGMALSKDSPPPSPQKSRGTPPSGGDLQNGLGGKGAEEQAQPSTAVTALGKSPERGKETESGELDEEAKALQERLNSICKPVVTDIQARGVSLSWVAPSRTEGDDEPKEGEEDPAEPSFTYEVSVSYSGKDGKYKSAYSDVELSATLQDLRPATDYHVRVQAMCNCLQGIPSEPVSFTTLSCEPDKPSPPRKASGTKSSLVLQWKAPCDNGSKIQNYILQWDEGKGTDTFEQCYYGPQKQYRLTKLSTASRYSFRLAAKNDMGVSEFSEVVHIMTSCSVPAPPLSPELIQSGVTWLCVRWYRPAGSPKEDEISYVLEMEEEGSGYGFQASYDGDDLSHTVRNLHRSTTYRFRVVAYNAEGKSNPSGVSEFTTAPDRPGCPCRLAVKGKPHPTSFRLTWDPPKDNGGSDVTKYVAELSEGFSGCSWNQVYSGSAVECVCDGLSPGCSYQARVHCISAGGESPLTEPLQVQTPPVPPGPCHPPRVIGKPKAREVQLRWAPPLVDGGSAVSSYSVEMFTPQMEEGREVYQGSEVDCTVGSLLPGKTYGFRLRAGNKAGYGPFSERSEVTTGPGAPEACRPPHVTCKSPTCAVISWETPSCNGAAVSEYRLEWGAAEGSMQMCYTGAALSHEMRGLLPATNYFCRVQAVNVAGVGPFSDAVLCQTPCSVPAPVSNVHALRESEMRVEGCRTTERGVDEDDDEDEEDEQARPLLYSPSTCLGLRWEAPCDHGSEITSYLIDLGERQPILTGPVTKYIIQNLQPDTTYRIRIQALNILGAGPCSHTFKLKTKPLPPLPPRLECTASSHQTLRFKWGEGPAKAQPTDSLQYHLQMEDKSGRFISLYKGPCHTHKVQRLNESTSYAFRIQAFNEAGEGPFSTVYTFTTPRSPPAPLKAPRVERVDESCEVSWETLPPMKGDPVIYCLQSMQGNSEFKQIYKGSATSYQLPNLSSSTEYRFRVCAIRQCQDAPEIIGPYSSTVILLPPRVDSPGVSGTTGSKAAEAQKPKRSMTDEQFSFLIIALLAVTSILIAVAIQYFVIE, encoded by the exons ATGAGTGAAGGAACTACACCTGCACAGCAGGACGGAG GTCCTGCTCAGGTTCCCATGATGTCCCCAAACGGTTCAGTGCCTCAAATCTATGTGCCTCCTGGATACGTTCAACAG ATCATTGAGGAGAATGGAGTAAGGCGGGTGTTGGTCTTACCTCAGACGGAATTTCACCCGGGGGGCCATTCCCCGCTTCACCACCCGCCCCCTCCGCCGCCCCACGCCCACCTGCAGGCCTTCATCCCCCACCCACATATCATGCACCCTCCTCCTCACCTGTACTCAGGCATGGCTGGAGGAACCGGAGATATGAACCCACAGTACATCTCCCAGTACCATCCGGCACACACGACCATCTACTCAGAGCag GATACTCACCCTCCACATGGACGTGCGGCATTTGCTCACAGAGATGAAAGGGCTAGCAAAACCTACGAGCGCCTGCAGAAGAAACTGAAGGAGAGGCAGGGGACGGGTGGAGGGGGAGGTGGAGGCATGGCCCTCTCCAAAGACAGTCCGCCTCCATCCCCACAGAAGAGCCGCGGGACGCCGCCGTCAGGAGGAGATCTCCAGAACGGACTGGGGGGTAAGGGCGCAGAGGAGCAAGCACAGCCCAGCACTGCTGTCACAGCCCTGGGCAAAAGTCCAGAGAGAGGGAAGGAGACAGAATCTGGAG aactGGATGAAGAAGCTAAAGCTCTCCAGGAACGATTAAACTCCATCTGCAAGCCAGTG GTGACAGACATCCAGGCCAGAGGGGTCAGTTTGAGTTGGGTGGCCCCATCAAGGACAGAAGGTGACGATGAGCCCAAAGAGGGAGAAGAAGACCCTGCGGAGCCTAGCTTCACGTATGAGGTCTCCGTCTCGTACAGTGGCAAGGACGGGAAGTACAAGAGCGCCTACAG TGATGTGGAACTAAGTGCAACCTTACAAGACTTGAGACCAGCAACAGACTACCATGTCAG ggTCCAGGCCATGTGTAACTGTTTACAAGGCATCCCTTCAGAGCCTGTGAGCTTCACCACTCTGAGCTGTGAGCCAGACAAGCCCAGCCCGCCACGCAAAGCCAGCGGCACAAAGAGCAGCCTTGTCCTGCAATGGAAG GCTCCATGTGACAACGGTTCCAAAATCCAAAACTATATCCTTCAGTGGGATGAG GGGAAGGGGACGGATACGTTTGAACAGTGCTACTACGGCCCTCAGAAGCAGTACAGACTCACCAAACTCTCCACAGCTTCCAGATATTCTTTTCGGCTGGCAGCCAaaaatgacatgggggtgag TGAGTTCAGTGAGGTCGTCCACATCATGACATCATGCAGTGTGCCTGCTCCCCCCTTAAGCCCTGAGCTGATTCAGTCCGGGGTCACATGGCTCTGTGTGCGATGGTACAGGCCAGCCGGTTCGCCCAAAGAAGACGAAATCAGCTACGTGCTGGAGATGGAAGAAGAGGGCTCA GGTTATGGGTTCCAGGCCAGTTATGATGGTGACGATCTGTCACACACTGTCAGAAACCTCCACAGGAGCACCACGTACAGGTTCAGG GTTGTCGCCTATAATGCAGAAGGGAAAAGTAACCCCAGTGGTGTGTCTGAGTTCACCACGGCCCCTGACAGACCGGGCTGCCCCTGCAGACTCGCAGTGAAGGGAAAACCTCACCCGACCAGTTTCCGTCTGACCTGGG ATCCTCCCAAAGACAATGGCGGTTCGGATGTGACAAAGTATGTGGCGGAGCTGTCTGAAGGGTTCAGTG gttgtTCTTGGAATCAGGTGTACAGTGGTTCGGCtgtggagtgtgtttgtgatggtctGAGCCCAGGATGTTCATACCAGGCTAGAGTCCACTGCATCAGTGCGGGAGGCGAGAGCCCA TTGACGGAGCCCTTGCAGGTCCAAACGCCACCTGTTCCTCCTGGTCCATGTCATCCGCCCAGGGTCATAGGCAAACCCAAAGCAAGAGAGGTGCAGTTACGCTGGG CGCCCCCTCTGGTAGATGGAGGTAGTGCAGTGTCTTCGTACAGCGTGGAGATGTTCACTCCCCAGATGGAAGAGGGCAGGGAGGTGTACCAGGGCTCTGAAGTGGACTGCACAGTGGGAAGTTTACTGCCCGGCAAGACCTACGGCTTTCGGCTCAGAGCTGGCAACAAAGCTGGA TACGGCCCTTTTTCGGAACGGTCTGAGGTCACGACAGGTCCAGGGGCCCCTGAGGCGTGTCGGCCCCCTCATGTCACCTGTAAATCACCGACATGTGCTGTGATCAGCTGGGAG ACCCCTTCCTGTAATGGAGCAGCAGTGTCAGAGTATCGTCTGGAGTGGGGGGCGGCAGAGGGCAGTATGCAGATGTGTTACACCGGTGCTGCACTGTCCCATGAGATGAGGGGTCTACTGCCTGCCACCAACTACTTCTGCAGAGTACAA GCAGTGAATGTAGCCGGTGTAGGGCCCTTTAGCGATGCCGTGCTCTGCCAGACACCGTGCTCTGTGCCAGCGCCAGTCAGCAACGTCCACGCTCTCCGCGAGTCAGAGATGAGAGTGGAGGGCTGCAGGACCACAGAGAGAGGCGTAGATGAGGATGACGATGAGGACGAGGAGGACGAACAGGCCAGACCTCTCCTTTACTCCCCATCCACCTGCCTGGGGCTACGCTGGGAGGCGCCGTGTGATCACGGATCAGAGATCACGTCGTACCTGATCGATCTGGGAGAAAGACAACCCATCCTTACTGGGCCCGTAACCAAATACATCATTCAGAACCTGCAGCCCGACACCACCTACAG GATAAGGATCCAGGCTCTAAATATTCTGGGAGCAGGACCCTGTAGCCACACCTTTAAACTGAAGACCAAGCCACTGCCACCCCTCCCTCCACGTCTGGAGTGCACCGCTTCCAGTCACCAGACCCTCAGGTTCAAGTGGGGTGAAGGCCCGGCCAAGGCCCAACCCACTGATTCCCTACAGTACCATCTCCAAATGGAGGATAAAAGTGGGAG GTTTATATCCTTGTATAAAGGACCCTGTCACACTCACAAAGTGCAGAGGCTAAATGAGTCTACCTCGTATGCGTTCCGCATCCAGGCCTTTAACGAGGCGGGCGAGGGGCCCTTCTCCACTGTTTACACCTTCACTACCCCCCGCTCCCCACCTGCACCCCTGAAAG CTCCTCGTGTGGAGCGTGTGGATGAGTCGTGTGAGGTGAGCTGGGAGACACTGCCGCCTATGAAGGGAGATCCAGTCATCTACTGTTTGCAAAGCATGCAGGGAAATTCTGAGTTCAAACAG ATCTACAAGGGCTCAGCCACTTCCTACCAGCTCCCTAACCTGAGCTCGTCCACGGAGTACCGTTTTCGTGTCTGCGCCATCCGGCAGTGCCAGGACGCCCCCGAAATCATCGGGCCCTACAGCTCCACCGTCATCCTGCTTCCACCTCGCGTCGATAGCCCCGGGGTCTCCGGCACCACGGGATCCAAAGCAGCCGAGGCCCAGAAGCCAAAACGCAGCATGACGGACGAACAGTTTTCCTTCCTCATCATCGCCCTCTTGGCTGTGACGTCCATCCTCATCGCGGTCGCCATCCAGTACTTCGTGATCGAATAA
- the LOC109051845 gene encoding fibronectin type-III domain-containing protein 3A-like isoform X2: MGTESETEVQRMAVLGETRSWSPKPWQFRRYNCDFHHKSEVILVQVNPGESFTIQRDDGQFQCITGPAQVPMMSPNGSVPQIYVPPGYVQQIIEENGVRRVLVLPQTEFHPGGHSPLHHPPPPPPHAHLQAFIPHPHIMHPPPHLYSGMAGGTGDMNPQYISQYHPAHTTIYSEQDTHPPHGRAAFAHRDERASKTYERLQKKLKERQGTGGGGGGGMALSKDSPPPSPQKSRGTPPSGGDLQNGLGGKGAEEQAQPSTAVTALGKSPERGKETESGELDEEAKALQERLNSICKPVVTDIQARGVSLSWVAPSRTEGDDEPKEGEEDPAEPSFTYEVSVSYSGKDGKYKSAYSDVELSATLQDLRPATDYHVRVQAMCNCLQGIPSEPVSFTTLSCEPDKPSPPRKASGTKSSLVLQWKAPCDNGSKIQNYILQWDEGKGTDTFEQCYYGPQKQYRLTKLSTASRYSFRLAAKNDMGVSEFSEVVHIMTSCSVPAPPLSPELIQSGVTWLCVRWYRPAGSPKEDEISYVLEMEEEGSGYGFQASYDGDDLSHTVRNLHRSTTYRFRVVAYNAEGKSNPSGVSEFTTAPDRPGCPCRLAVKGKPHPTSFRLTWDPPKDNGGSDVTKYVAELSEGFSGCSWNQVYSGSAVECVCDGLSPGCSYQARVHCISAGGESPLTEPLQVQTPPVPPGPCHPPRVIGKPKAREVQLRWAPPLVDGGSAVSSYSVEMFTPQMEEGREVYQGSEVDCTVGSLLPGKTYGFRLRAGNKAGYGPFSERSEVTTGPGAPEACRPPHVTCKSPTCAVISWETPSCNGAAVSEYRLEWGAAEGSMQMCYTGAALSHEMRGLLPATNYFCRVQAVNVAGVGPFSDAVLCQTPCSVPAPVSNVHALRESEMRVEGCRTTERGVDEDDDEDEEDEQARPLLYSPSTCLGLRWEAPCDHGSEITSYLIDLGERQPILTGPVTKYIIQNLQPDTTYRIRIQALNILGAGPCSHTFKLKTKPLPPLPPRLECTASSHQTLRFKWGEGPAKAQPTDSLQYHLQMEDKSGRFISLYKGPCHTHKVQRLNESTSYAFRIQAFNEAGEGPFSTVYTFTTPRSPPAPLKAPRVERVDESCEVSWETLPPMKGDPVIYCLQSMQGNSEFKQIYKGSATSYQLPNLSSSTEYRFRVCAIRQCQDAPEIIGPYSSTVILLPPRVDSPGVSGTTGSKAAEAQKPKRSMTDEQFSFLIIALLAVTSILIAVAIQYFVIE; this comes from the exons GTCCTGCTCAGGTTCCCATGATGTCCCCAAACGGTTCAGTGCCTCAAATCTATGTGCCTCCTGGATACGTTCAACAG ATCATTGAGGAGAATGGAGTAAGGCGGGTGTTGGTCTTACCTCAGACGGAATTTCACCCGGGGGGCCATTCCCCGCTTCACCACCCGCCCCCTCCGCCGCCCCACGCCCACCTGCAGGCCTTCATCCCCCACCCACATATCATGCACCCTCCTCCTCACCTGTACTCAGGCATGGCTGGAGGAACCGGAGATATGAACCCACAGTACATCTCCCAGTACCATCCGGCACACACGACCATCTACTCAGAGCag GATACTCACCCTCCACATGGACGTGCGGCATTTGCTCACAGAGATGAAAGGGCTAGCAAAACCTACGAGCGCCTGCAGAAGAAACTGAAGGAGAGGCAGGGGACGGGTGGAGGGGGAGGTGGAGGCATGGCCCTCTCCAAAGACAGTCCGCCTCCATCCCCACAGAAGAGCCGCGGGACGCCGCCGTCAGGAGGAGATCTCCAGAACGGACTGGGGGGTAAGGGCGCAGAGGAGCAAGCACAGCCCAGCACTGCTGTCACAGCCCTGGGCAAAAGTCCAGAGAGAGGGAAGGAGACAGAATCTGGAG aactGGATGAAGAAGCTAAAGCTCTCCAGGAACGATTAAACTCCATCTGCAAGCCAGTG GTGACAGACATCCAGGCCAGAGGGGTCAGTTTGAGTTGGGTGGCCCCATCAAGGACAGAAGGTGACGATGAGCCCAAAGAGGGAGAAGAAGACCCTGCGGAGCCTAGCTTCACGTATGAGGTCTCCGTCTCGTACAGTGGCAAGGACGGGAAGTACAAGAGCGCCTACAG TGATGTGGAACTAAGTGCAACCTTACAAGACTTGAGACCAGCAACAGACTACCATGTCAG ggTCCAGGCCATGTGTAACTGTTTACAAGGCATCCCTTCAGAGCCTGTGAGCTTCACCACTCTGAGCTGTGAGCCAGACAAGCCCAGCCCGCCACGCAAAGCCAGCGGCACAAAGAGCAGCCTTGTCCTGCAATGGAAG GCTCCATGTGACAACGGTTCCAAAATCCAAAACTATATCCTTCAGTGGGATGAG GGGAAGGGGACGGATACGTTTGAACAGTGCTACTACGGCCCTCAGAAGCAGTACAGACTCACCAAACTCTCCACAGCTTCCAGATATTCTTTTCGGCTGGCAGCCAaaaatgacatgggggtgag TGAGTTCAGTGAGGTCGTCCACATCATGACATCATGCAGTGTGCCTGCTCCCCCCTTAAGCCCTGAGCTGATTCAGTCCGGGGTCACATGGCTCTGTGTGCGATGGTACAGGCCAGCCGGTTCGCCCAAAGAAGACGAAATCAGCTACGTGCTGGAGATGGAAGAAGAGGGCTCA GGTTATGGGTTCCAGGCCAGTTATGATGGTGACGATCTGTCACACACTGTCAGAAACCTCCACAGGAGCACCACGTACAGGTTCAGG GTTGTCGCCTATAATGCAGAAGGGAAAAGTAACCCCAGTGGTGTGTCTGAGTTCACCACGGCCCCTGACAGACCGGGCTGCCCCTGCAGACTCGCAGTGAAGGGAAAACCTCACCCGACCAGTTTCCGTCTGACCTGGG ATCCTCCCAAAGACAATGGCGGTTCGGATGTGACAAAGTATGTGGCGGAGCTGTCTGAAGGGTTCAGTG gttgtTCTTGGAATCAGGTGTACAGTGGTTCGGCtgtggagtgtgtttgtgatggtctGAGCCCAGGATGTTCATACCAGGCTAGAGTCCACTGCATCAGTGCGGGAGGCGAGAGCCCA TTGACGGAGCCCTTGCAGGTCCAAACGCCACCTGTTCCTCCTGGTCCATGTCATCCGCCCAGGGTCATAGGCAAACCCAAAGCAAGAGAGGTGCAGTTACGCTGGG CGCCCCCTCTGGTAGATGGAGGTAGTGCAGTGTCTTCGTACAGCGTGGAGATGTTCACTCCCCAGATGGAAGAGGGCAGGGAGGTGTACCAGGGCTCTGAAGTGGACTGCACAGTGGGAAGTTTACTGCCCGGCAAGACCTACGGCTTTCGGCTCAGAGCTGGCAACAAAGCTGGA TACGGCCCTTTTTCGGAACGGTCTGAGGTCACGACAGGTCCAGGGGCCCCTGAGGCGTGTCGGCCCCCTCATGTCACCTGTAAATCACCGACATGTGCTGTGATCAGCTGGGAG ACCCCTTCCTGTAATGGAGCAGCAGTGTCAGAGTATCGTCTGGAGTGGGGGGCGGCAGAGGGCAGTATGCAGATGTGTTACACCGGTGCTGCACTGTCCCATGAGATGAGGGGTCTACTGCCTGCCACCAACTACTTCTGCAGAGTACAA GCAGTGAATGTAGCCGGTGTAGGGCCCTTTAGCGATGCCGTGCTCTGCCAGACACCGTGCTCTGTGCCAGCGCCAGTCAGCAACGTCCACGCTCTCCGCGAGTCAGAGATGAGAGTGGAGGGCTGCAGGACCACAGAGAGAGGCGTAGATGAGGATGACGATGAGGACGAGGAGGACGAACAGGCCAGACCTCTCCTTTACTCCCCATCCACCTGCCTGGGGCTACGCTGGGAGGCGCCGTGTGATCACGGATCAGAGATCACGTCGTACCTGATCGATCTGGGAGAAAGACAACCCATCCTTACTGGGCCCGTAACCAAATACATCATTCAGAACCTGCAGCCCGACACCACCTACAG GATAAGGATCCAGGCTCTAAATATTCTGGGAGCAGGACCCTGTAGCCACACCTTTAAACTGAAGACCAAGCCACTGCCACCCCTCCCTCCACGTCTGGAGTGCACCGCTTCCAGTCACCAGACCCTCAGGTTCAAGTGGGGTGAAGGCCCGGCCAAGGCCCAACCCACTGATTCCCTACAGTACCATCTCCAAATGGAGGATAAAAGTGGGAG GTTTATATCCTTGTATAAAGGACCCTGTCACACTCACAAAGTGCAGAGGCTAAATGAGTCTACCTCGTATGCGTTCCGCATCCAGGCCTTTAACGAGGCGGGCGAGGGGCCCTTCTCCACTGTTTACACCTTCACTACCCCCCGCTCCCCACCTGCACCCCTGAAAG CTCCTCGTGTGGAGCGTGTGGATGAGTCGTGTGAGGTGAGCTGGGAGACACTGCCGCCTATGAAGGGAGATCCAGTCATCTACTGTTTGCAAAGCATGCAGGGAAATTCTGAGTTCAAACAG ATCTACAAGGGCTCAGCCACTTCCTACCAGCTCCCTAACCTGAGCTCGTCCACGGAGTACCGTTTTCGTGTCTGCGCCATCCGGCAGTGCCAGGACGCCCCCGAAATCATCGGGCCCTACAGCTCCACCGTCATCCTGCTTCCACCTCGCGTCGATAGCCCCGGGGTCTCCGGCACCACGGGATCCAAAGCAGCCGAGGCCCAGAAGCCAAAACGCAGCATGACGGACGAACAGTTTTCCTTCCTCATCATCGCCCTCTTGGCTGTGACGTCCATCCTCATCGCGGTCGCCATCCAGTACTTCGTGATCGAATAA